The Shewanella japonica genome has a window encoding:
- a CDS encoding iron-containing alcohol dehydrogenase, which produces MLNFSFQNNTKILFGENQISAISQEIPADAKVLMVYGGGSIKSNGVYQQVTEALKDHTWFEFSGVEPNPQYDTLMKAQAIIEAENIDYLLAVGGGSVVDGVKFIAAAAKFEAQDPWDIVAKGASVKQALPIGAVLTLPATGSESNGGSVITRDGNKLPFGSPLVRPLFAVLDPSVTLSLSDRQISNGVIDAYIHIMEQYLTYSVNGKVQDRFSEGLLQTLIEEGPKALAAETKQDLEVRANIMWSATMALNGLIGAGVPQDWSTHMIGHELTASHGIDHARTLSIVLPAVMKVRREQKHDKLVQYAERVFGITTGTDEQKIDQAILATEAFFKRMQVPIRLGDIDLGTDQVDVMVNALEKHGMTKLGEHGDIDLTVSREILTTAL; this is translated from the coding sequence ATGTTAAATTTTTCTTTTCAAAACAATACAAAAATTTTATTTGGTGAAAACCAAATCAGCGCAATCAGCCAAGAAATCCCAGCAGATGCCAAAGTATTAATGGTTTATGGTGGCGGGTCGATTAAGTCAAATGGCGTATACCAACAAGTCACCGAAGCACTTAAAGACCATACTTGGTTTGAGTTCTCTGGTGTTGAGCCTAACCCGCAATACGATACGTTAATGAAAGCGCAAGCCATCATTGAAGCGGAAAATATTGATTACCTCCTAGCAGTAGGCGGTGGTTCAGTCGTTGATGGCGTTAAATTTATAGCCGCTGCTGCAAAATTTGAAGCCCAAGATCCTTGGGATATCGTTGCAAAAGGTGCAAGTGTTAAACAAGCACTGCCAATCGGTGCAGTCTTAACACTGCCAGCGACAGGTTCAGAGTCTAATGGCGGCTCCGTTATTACTCGTGATGGTAATAAACTGCCATTTGGTAGCCCATTAGTCAGACCATTATTTGCTGTACTCGATCCTTCAGTGACGCTATCACTGTCAGACCGACAAATAAGTAATGGGGTTATTGATGCTTACATTCATATTATGGAGCAATACTTAACTTACAGCGTCAACGGTAAAGTACAAGACAGATTCAGTGAAGGTTTACTGCAAACCTTAATTGAAGAAGGCCCTAAAGCACTGGCTGCCGAGACAAAACAAGATCTTGAAGTCAGAGCTAATATCATGTGGTCAGCCACCATGGCACTTAATGGCTTAATTGGTGCCGGCGTACCACAAGATTGGTCGACTCACATGATTGGTCATGAATTAACAGCCAGCCACGGTATTGATCATGCACGTACTTTATCAATTGTGTTACCTGCGGTAATGAAAGTGCGCCGAGAACAAAAACATGACAAGCTAGTTCAATATGCTGAACGTGTATTTGGCATCACTACAGGCACTGATGAGCAAAAAATTGATCAAGCGATTCTTGCAACAGAAGCGTTCTTTAAACGAATGCAAGTGCCAATTCGTTTAGGAGATATTGATTTAGGTACAGATCAAGTCGATGTAATGGTTAATGCCCTTGAAAAACACGGTATGACAAAACTAGGTGAACATGGTGATATTGATTTAACTGTCAGCCGAGAAATACTAACGACAGCGTTATAA
- a CDS encoding TetR family transcriptional regulator → MPILKKTAGRPLTQVDNRNALIEAARVLFVESDYDKVSVRAIAQQANVDASLIRYYFQSKLGLFSEMLKETLAPLTQKISQTNKAMIHNSPEEILSTYYSMMSQNPDFPKLIYRTASLPDSPQNRELQARLLTLMPSPKFAIIDKIKDADILKADVDVMCAKMSFISLLIFPFLMPELFKKAVGIETSPEFMQKLAKHNASLLRHGLFADDNQPSQDCKK, encoded by the coding sequence ATGCCCATTCTTAAAAAAACTGCTGGTAGACCGTTAACTCAGGTCGATAATCGCAATGCATTAATCGAAGCTGCTCGCGTACTCTTTGTTGAAAGTGATTACGACAAAGTATCTGTACGTGCGATTGCACAGCAAGCGAATGTTGACGCCAGTCTGATCCGTTACTATTTTCAATCCAAATTGGGCTTATTCAGTGAAATGCTAAAAGAAACATTAGCACCACTGACGCAAAAAATATCTCAAACTAACAAAGCAATGATCCACAACTCACCAGAAGAAATACTTAGCACTTATTACAGTATGATGAGTCAAAACCCAGATTTTCCGAAGCTCATTTATCGCACTGCAAGTTTGCCTGACTCACCGCAAAATCGTGAACTACAAGCAAGGCTATTAACCTTAATGCCATCACCTAAATTCGCCATCATAGACAAAATTAAAGATGCCGATATTTTAAAAGCGGATGTTGATGTAATGTGCGCCAAAATGAGTTTTATTAGCTTACTGATTTTCCCTTTTTTGATGCCTGAGCTATTTAAAAAAGCCGTAGGCATTGAAACCTCACCTGAATTTATGCAAAAGCTTGCGAAGCACAATGCATCACTTTTACGTCATGGGCTTTTTGCCGATGACAACCAACCAAGCCAGGACTGCAAAAAATGA
- a CDS encoding efflux RND transporter periplasmic adaptor subunit gives MTSLKRRYVFPGIAAGFIILFIAIAMRSSPELEAGHDKSRLVEVINLDKQQSMPVIKAYGRVAPKHSWQGIAEVGGKIIYRHPELETGRLIKAGTLVLAIDPLEYELKLAQAEANVNAAEAQLIQLNQKEVNLETSLQIEKQKLTLVDQEYLRKQALNAKNLISKSELETQKQALLAQRNLVQDLNSSLSLLPDDRKVTQAQVKVNQALLNDAQRQLNNTRFTLPFDARIAEVNIERAQAVTNGSVLFEAHQLGAVEIKAELSLQDAETLISSISGIPRDTASLPSIEKVNFDAYVEINMGQKHHQWQAKLTRIADTINPDQATIGFYLEVEQNFNDMDLVKRPPLTNGMFVTAYIHGYPSEQFVIPEKALHGDQIYVMDLEGKLQIIKVKVIYRTDKGVAIESQSTTAPLTQNMQIVTNDLIPAIAGMSLKVAQQNSQSDEELNQ, from the coding sequence ATGACCAGCTTAAAAAGACGTTATGTTTTCCCGGGGATTGCTGCCGGATTTATTATTTTATTTATCGCAATTGCAATGCGCTCATCGCCTGAACTGGAAGCAGGTCATGACAAATCTCGTTTAGTTGAAGTCATTAATCTCGACAAACAACAAAGTATGCCAGTGATTAAAGCGTATGGCAGAGTCGCGCCCAAGCACAGTTGGCAAGGTATTGCTGAGGTTGGTGGTAAGATTATTTATCGTCACCCAGAACTTGAAACTGGCCGCTTAATTAAAGCTGGCACCTTAGTATTAGCTATTGATCCACTCGAATACGAACTTAAATTAGCGCAAGCTGAAGCTAATGTGAATGCCGCAGAGGCGCAGTTAATTCAGTTAAACCAAAAAGAAGTTAACCTTGAAACCAGTTTGCAAATTGAAAAGCAAAAACTCACGTTAGTGGATCAAGAGTACCTGCGTAAACAAGCGCTTAATGCTAAAAATCTTATATCTAAGTCAGAACTCGAAACCCAAAAGCAAGCATTACTTGCCCAGCGTAACCTAGTTCAAGACTTAAACAGCAGCTTGAGTTTACTGCCCGATGATAGAAAAGTGACCCAAGCTCAAGTCAAAGTTAATCAAGCGTTACTGAATGATGCACAGCGACAACTCAACAATACCCGCTTTACCCTGCCCTTTGACGCTCGTATTGCTGAGGTGAACATAGAGCGAGCTCAAGCGGTGACGAATGGTTCGGTGTTATTTGAAGCCCACCAGCTCGGCGCTGTAGAAATCAAAGCCGAGCTCTCTTTGCAAGATGCTGAAACACTGATTAGCAGCATCTCTGGGATCCCACGTGACACAGCATCATTGCCATCAATCGAAAAAGTCAACTTTGATGCTTATGTTGAAATCAACATGGGACAAAAACATCACCAGTGGCAAGCAAAACTCACTCGAATAGCCGATACCATTAATCCGGATCAAGCAACCATAGGCTTTTACCTTGAAGTTGAACAAAACTTTAATGATATGGATCTGGTAAAACGCCCACCATTAACCAATGGCATGTTTGTTACAGCTTATATCCATGGCTACCCGTCAGAGCAATTTGTTATCCCTGAAAAAGCCCTCCACGGCGACCAAATCTATGTCATGGATCTTGAAGGAAAACTACAGATTATTAAGGTTAAAGTGATATATCGCACTGATAAGGGCGTCGCAATCGAAAGCCAGTCAACAACTGCACCATTAACGCAAAACATGCAAATCGTTACTAACGATCTTATTCCTGCCATTGCAGGCATGAGTTTAAAAGTGGCGCAACAAAACAGTCAAAGTGATGAGGAGTTAAACCAGTGA
- a CDS encoding efflux RND transporter permease subunit, which translates to MINFFTRHPTIANLMMLAFFVVGLSSIGKIKRETFPEFSPPYIIASVVYPGASPAEVEESLCLRMEDAIDGLSDIEETKCDAQEGFASLTVKLTGDADMGRSLVDIQTEINAIKDFPSQIDPPTVKELDWAEPVVDIAIAADASLPHLKSYAEDLKRRLKIDAGVNLVTVSGFSDHQIRVELNEADIRRLGLTVAEVADKVGRQNVQMPAGSVELSDKNLLIRFDERQITPDNLGKIIVSSNPEGGVVRLRDIAKIEDLFELEEEHTIFNGKAAAVLKVQKNKADDALRIKERVTEFVAQEQLVAPDGVTLTLTNDMSSLLQDRLSMLLKNGWQGIILVFFSMWLFFSLRYSFWVSAGLPVAFMGGLFLMWVFGVSINIMSLVGLLMAIGIMMDDAIVIAESVAAHVEKGLPINDAVTQGVKKVAPGVFSPFLTTVFIFGSLLWLDGQMGDVLSVVPLVLIMVLSVSLIEAFLILPNHLSHSLKSNKQEKPPLKFKRVFLEKFEHFRNNNLVEAVTFVVKWRYASLGATLGLLFVSIALVAGGAVKFVGFPELDGDIAEARIILPPGSTLDQTKQVVEKLVASANKVGDRYSKENQEDSNLIRYITEQYNMNADAGESGPHVATVRLDLLSAETRESLIDDFIRDWRLESGDIAEPLSLVFKQPSMGPAGRDVEVRLQHDDLELLKMASVDLQSYLSQFSGVNGILDDMRPGKEEVLVKLRDGAENFGVDGEMIASQLRAAYFGQTADDVQAGPENIEIQVRLNKQQAGNLQALANFPIMLSDGSQLPLNAVATLNYERSYVRIQRIESQRTVTVMADIDNAKANGSEIVSKVRNEYANELREKYPGLRVDYEGAAKETAKTGASFMQGFIIGLFGLFAILSFQFRSYLEPFVVMLAIPLALIGVFWGHLLTGHSLSMPSILGFVSLAGIVVNDSILLVQYIRHHVDIGDDIQEAVVKASRDRFRAVFLTSLTTAAGLLPLLMETSLQAQVVKPIVISIVFGIFTSTLLVLFIIPSAYAVLADFNLVHKHEELSA; encoded by the coding sequence GTGATTAACTTTTTCACTCGACATCCAACCATCGCAAACTTGATGATGCTGGCGTTTTTTGTTGTCGGCCTAAGTAGTATTGGCAAAATTAAGCGAGAAACATTCCCAGAGTTTAGCCCGCCTTACATTATTGCCAGTGTCGTTTATCCTGGCGCCTCTCCTGCAGAGGTTGAAGAAAGCTTATGTTTGAGAATGGAAGATGCCATTGATGGCCTAAGCGACATAGAAGAAACTAAATGTGATGCACAAGAAGGCTTTGCCTCTCTTACCGTTAAGCTCACAGGTGATGCCGATATGGGCCGCAGTTTAGTCGATATTCAGACTGAAATTAACGCCATTAAAGACTTCCCATCACAAATTGACCCACCGACCGTCAAAGAGCTTGATTGGGCAGAACCTGTCGTCGATATTGCTATTGCAGCCGATGCCAGTTTGCCTCACTTAAAGTCTTACGCTGAAGATTTAAAGCGACGGTTAAAGATTGATGCAGGGGTTAATTTAGTCACGGTATCAGGCTTTTCAGATCATCAAATCCGAGTAGAGTTAAACGAGGCTGACATAAGACGTTTAGGACTTACCGTGGCAGAAGTCGCCGATAAAGTTGGCCGTCAGAACGTTCAAATGCCAGCAGGCAGCGTAGAGTTATCAGATAAAAACTTATTGATCCGTTTTGATGAGCGGCAAATTACCCCAGATAATTTGGGTAAAATAATCGTATCATCAAACCCTGAAGGCGGTGTGGTTCGCTTACGTGACATCGCTAAAATTGAAGACTTATTTGAACTAGAAGAAGAGCACACCATATTTAATGGTAAAGCTGCTGCGGTATTAAAAGTTCAAAAAAATAAAGCTGATGATGCTTTGCGCATTAAAGAGCGTGTCACCGAGTTTGTGGCTCAAGAGCAACTCGTCGCCCCTGATGGCGTAACGCTCACGCTCACAAATGATATGTCATCATTGCTTCAAGACAGATTATCCATGCTGCTTAAGAATGGCTGGCAAGGGATCATCTTAGTGTTCTTTTCAATGTGGCTGTTTTTCTCGTTACGTTATTCTTTTTGGGTGTCCGCAGGTCTGCCAGTCGCCTTCATGGGCGGGTTATTTTTAATGTGGGTGTTTGGCGTATCCATTAACATCATGAGCCTAGTCGGTTTGTTGATGGCTATTGGTATCATGATGGATGATGCCATTGTGATCGCAGAATCAGTTGCCGCCCATGTAGAAAAAGGCTTACCCATTAATGATGCTGTCACTCAAGGAGTTAAAAAGGTCGCACCAGGGGTATTCTCACCCTTTTTAACGACAGTGTTTATTTTTGGCAGTTTGTTGTGGCTTGACGGCCAAATGGGCGATGTACTATCCGTTGTACCACTCGTCTTAATTATGGTGCTCAGCGTCAGTTTGATTGAAGCATTTTTGATTTTACCGAACCATTTAAGCCACTCATTAAAATCAAATAAACAAGAAAAACCACCACTTAAATTTAAGCGTGTATTTTTAGAAAAATTTGAGCATTTCCGTAATAACAATTTAGTTGAAGCTGTCACCTTTGTGGTTAAGTGGCGTTATGCAAGCCTTGGGGCAACCTTAGGTTTACTCTTTGTCTCTATTGCCCTAGTTGCCGGCGGCGCTGTGAAATTTGTTGGCTTCCCTGAACTTGATGGTGATATCGCTGAAGCGCGCATTATATTGCCGCCAGGCTCAACACTAGATCAAACCAAACAAGTGGTCGAAAAGTTAGTCGCCAGCGCAAATAAAGTGGGTGACCGTTATAGCAAAGAGAATCAAGAAGACTCAAATTTGATTCGCTATATCACCGAACAATACAACATGAACGCCGATGCCGGTGAATCAGGTCCCCACGTTGCAACAGTCAGGTTAGATTTATTGTCAGCGGAGACTCGTGAAAGCTTAATCGATGACTTTATTCGAGATTGGCGTCTAGAAAGTGGAGACATTGCTGAGCCATTATCGCTCGTCTTTAAGCAACCAAGTATGGGGCCTGCTGGGCGTGATGTGGAAGTCAGACTTCAACATGATGACTTAGAATTACTCAAAATGGCCTCAGTCGATCTACAATCTTATTTAAGCCAGTTCTCAGGCGTAAATGGTATTTTGGACGACATGCGCCCTGGTAAAGAAGAAGTACTCGTTAAACTGCGTGACGGCGCTGAAAATTTCGGTGTCGATGGCGAGATGATCGCATCACAACTGCGCGCAGCTTACTTTGGGCAAACTGCCGATGACGTGCAAGCAGGACCTGAAAACATTGAAATTCAAGTACGCCTAAATAAACAACAAGCAGGGAATTTACAGGCATTAGCCAACTTCCCTATTATGCTTAGTGATGGGAGTCAGCTACCACTTAATGCTGTCGCTACATTGAATTATGAGCGCTCTTACGTACGTATACAGCGAATTGAAAGTCAGCGTACCGTAACCGTAATGGCTGATATTGATAATGCTAAAGCCAATGGTAGTGAGATTGTCAGCAAAGTACGTAATGAATATGCCAATGAATTACGGGAAAAATACCCAGGTTTACGAGTGGACTATGAAGGTGCGGCTAAAGAAACCGCTAAAACTGGAGCCTCGTTCATGCAAGGTTTCATCATTGGCTTATTTGGCTTGTTCGCCATTTTAAGTTTTCAATTCAGAAGTTACTTAGAACCATTTGTGGTGATGTTAGCCATCCCACTTGCCTTAATTGGGGTATTCTGGGGACACTTATTAACAGGTCACAGCTTATCAATGCCATCAATTTTAGGCTTTGTTTCATTAGCTGGTATTGTCGTCAACGACTCCATATTATTGGTGCAATACATAAGGCACCACGTTGATATAGGTGATGACATTCAAGAAGCAGTAGTCAAAGCGAGCCGAGATAGGTTTAGAGCGGTATTTTTAACATCGCTTACTACAGCTGCTGGGTTACTGCCATTACTAATGGAAACCTCATTACAGGCACAAGTCGTAAAACCGATTGTAATCTCTATTGTGTTTGGTATTTTCACCTCTACCTTATTGGTATTATTTATTATACCAAGTGCTTATGCCGTATTAGCTGACTTTAACCTCGTGCATAAGCATGAAGAATTGTCAGCCTAA
- a CDS encoding MarR family winged helix-turn-helix transcriptional regulator: MKRYESLYYQISHLNITLQNELDERLKRYELDVKLWPVLFSLWQEEGISQTELSKLCDVANYTMTRLLDQLQVQGYITRHQESDNRRAFQIFLTDAGKALEQDLIHEAQWVNEKCLEALDEQEQQTLLQLLNKINT, from the coding sequence ATGAAGCGGTACGAAAGTCTTTATTATCAAATCTCTCACCTCAACATCACGCTTCAAAATGAGCTTGATGAACGCTTAAAACGTTATGAATTAGACGTTAAGCTTTGGCCGGTGCTGTTTTCTTTATGGCAAGAAGAGGGCATAAGCCAAACTGAACTATCAAAGCTATGTGATGTGGCTAACTACACCATGACGCGTCTGCTAGATCAATTACAAGTACAAGGCTATATCACTCGCCACCAAGAGTCAGACAATCGCCGTGCATTCCAAATTTTCTTAACTGACGCGGGCAAAGCGCTAGAGCAAGACTTGATCCATGAAGCGCAGTGGGTCAATGAGAAGTGTCTGGAAGCTCTCGATGAGCAAGAACAGCAAACTTTATTGCAATTGTTGAATAAAATAAATACATAG
- a CDS encoding DUF1285 domain-containing protein has protein sequence MAEPINIAEQLGQLSPNNDESQQSSTPLCSDEPLFNINMQGEWTYLGSPLPKKFAKLFASVLNGIDGEYFLITPVEKVQVTVERHAFVIVDYNENDDNSLSLISSIGTEHIINNPSLVRLLEDAIEFPVERGVIAGLGRACYYRYINQFVTD, from the coding sequence ATGGCTGAACCCATTAACATTGCCGAACAATTGGGGCAATTAAGCCCCAATAATGACGAAAGCCAGCAATCGTCTACACCGTTATGCAGTGATGAACCACTATTTAATATTAATATGCAAGGCGAGTGGACGTATTTGGGCAGTCCACTGCCGAAAAAGTTTGCTAAGTTATTTGCTAGTGTACTTAATGGTATTGATGGGGAGTATTTCTTGATTACGCCAGTGGAAAAGGTGCAGGTGACAGTTGAACGTCACGCTTTCGTGATTGTTGATTATAATGAAAATGATGATAACAGCTTATCCCTAATTAGCAGTATTGGTACTGAGCATATAATCAACAACCCTTCATTGGTGAGATTGTTAGAAGATGCTATTGAATTTCCAGTAGAAAGAGGCGTCATTGCAGGGTTAGGGCGTGCTTGTTACTACCGCTATATTAATCAATTTGTAACAGACTGA